From Lolium perenne isolate Kyuss_39 chromosome 5, Kyuss_2.0, whole genome shotgun sequence, a single genomic window includes:
- the LOC127301968 gene encoding uncharacterized protein, translating into MEVPPPPDSRRHPPSHVPPDMAHASSREISPDLASSQEDPEDITQRRLVSERCKELQQTGELLAQVTIKEGKGVERKQQGNMAGQTKHKEKEDSPFSLPRRHHPSDDELDLSAIMRSLQITIPEDIEIGYQGEEIQRPEESSPFRLLMKVASSSGTPRNIPLQALNNAMSRAWGEKYWIIDQIKSAMYVAYFRDDDAMDFVLKRQPWSVDGDNLLLEWINPREPDRNFDDYQFRYLYVPIRVYGVPERFRTPHLMKYVIDKVAQPSDLHPPPEITMTVRKDFVQAYAKMDIQKPVKDKVKYYVSPNEYILFYLNYDKVKRICIFCGVMFHSVQHCPNRRKLIMHLQSIQANTSSVPFANIGIWTSQATKIPHTAFQQSNFVGGLSLEYRRDANLDRSSDTDKCSLSRFKILEERAGRSKDDRRGEVKYVCSNIHTGSLLALDSPSHLCGLYNQTSKDRQFVSQVPQHHSKTRANEIEPSQASIAETSQPPQANVEVYNPSTHADINKQQTLNASIPQKRLKRQAETEAIPFEELRREHDRTRLKSTPPASTKFSDTAASPSIASEQHDVYHPPQLHYRQDTGPRVVSQQADHSLEQENQFPYKFREGTSQSPSAARKKVRPNKRNHCNQRRVENRENVALNLEHKGGVPDNYIAGVEQQTQLIDANHLISNIHANTTSASISPQVQGFQNSEQYKLWLQQMAVSSYGPPSEGNQHRGLLPPNLVGQACLVVDDTNQLHIHDNGDPLDNVETVNMDRTKENSQNDKQAAAPAFKAPRAQ; encoded by the coding sequence ATGGAGGTCCCTCCCCCACCAGATTCTCGTcgccatcctccatctcatgtccCTCCGGACATGGCACATGCCTCCTCCCGAGAGATCTCGCCAGATCTGGCTAGTAGCCAGGAAGATCCAGAGGATATTACCCAGCGGAGACTCGTATCCGAGCGATGTAAGGAGCTGCAGCAAACAGGGGAATTGCTAGCACAAGTCACCATCAAAGAAGGAAAAGGAGTTGAGAGGAAGCAGCAAGGAAACATGGCAGGCCAAACGAAGCACAAGGAAAAAGAAGATTCACCTTTTAGCTTGCCAAGAAGACATCATCCATCTGATGACGAACTGGACTTATCAGCTATCATGAGGAGTTTGCAGATAACAATCCCAGAAGACATTGAGATTGGTTATCAGGGGGAAGAAATTCAGAGACCAGAAGAAAGCTCCCCATTCAGACTGCTGATGAAAGTCGCAAGCTCGTCAGGTACTCCAAGAAACATCCCTTTGCAAGCTCTTAATAATGCAATGTCAAGGGCATGGGGAGAGAAATATTGGATTATCGATCAGATCAAATCAGCTATGTATGTGGCATACTTCAGAGATGATGATGCTATGGACTTTGTCCTTAAAAGGCAACCTTGGTCTGTGGATGGTGACAATCTATTGTTAGAATGGATAAACCCAAGGGAACCGGATAGGAATTTCGATGACTATCAGTTCAGGTATTTATATGTTCCTATCAGAGTTTATGGTGTGCCAGAGAGATTTAGAACTCCCCATTTGATGAAATATGTTATAGATAAAGTTGCTCAGCCTTCGGATCTACATCCACCGCCTGAAATCACTATGACTGTTAGAAAGGATTTTGTTCAGGCATATGCAAAAATGGATATTCAGAAACCAGTGAAAGACAAAGTCAAATATTATGTGTCTCCAAATGAATACATTCTATTCTACTTGAATTATGACAAAGTCAAGAGAATCTGTATTTTCTGCGGAGTGATGTTCCATTCAGTGCAACATTGTCCTAATAGAAGAAAGCTAATTATGCATCTGCAAAGTATTCAAGCTAATACATCCTCTGTTCCGTTTGCTAATATTGGAATCTGGACCTCCCAAGCAACAAAAATCCCTCACACTGCCTTTCAACAATCAAATTTTGTGGGAGGACTTTCACTGGAATATAGAAGAGATGCGAACTTGGACAGATCATCAGATACAGATAAGTGTTCTCTATCCAGATTTAAAATTTTAGAGGAGCGGGCAGGTCGAAGTAAAGATGATAGAAGGGGAGAAGTAAAATACGTGTGTTCAAATATACACACTGGTTCACTTTTAGCTCTGGATTCACCTTCTCATTTGTGTGGTCTGTATAATCAAACTAGCAAAGACAGGCAGTTTGTTTCCCAAGTTCCTCAACATCACTCCAAGACAAGGGCCAATGAGATTGAGCCCTCTCAAGCTAGCATCGCTGAGACCTCTCAGCCTCCACAAGCAAATGTAGAAGTGTACAATCCATCTACTCACGCTGATATCAACAAGCAGCAAACATTAAATGCTTCAATTCCCCAAAAAAGATTAAAAAGACAAGCTGAAACAGAGGCTATACCATTCGAAGAACTAAGGAGAGAACATGATCGTACCAGACTCAAGTCAACTCCACCTGCATCAACTAAGTTCTCTGACACGGCTGCTTCGCCTTCCATTGCTTCTGAACAGCATGATGTGTATCACCCTCCGCAGCTACATTATAGGCAAGATACAGGACCAAGAGTCGTTTCCCAACAAGCTGACCATTCTTTAGAGCAGGAGAACCAATTTCCATATAAATTCAGAGAAGGTACATCTCAATCTCCATCAGCCGCTCGGAAAAAAGTCCGCCCAAATAAAAGGAACCACTGTAATCAAAGGAGGGTGGAAAATAGAGAAAATGTAGCTCTTAATTTAGAACACAAAGGTGGTGTACCTGATAACTACATTGCAGGAGTTGAACAGCAGACTCAACTAATTGATGCCAATCATTTGATATCTAATATACACGCCAATACTACTTCAGCTAGCATATCACCTCAGGTTCAGGGATTCCAAAACTCAGAGCAGTACAAGCTATGGCTTCAGCAAATGGCAGTATCATCCTATGGACCTCCTTCAGAAGGAAATCAGCACAGGGGATTACTGCCCCCTAATTTGGTTGGCCAGGCCTGCTTGGTTGTGGATGATACAAACCAACTGCATATTCACGATAATGGAGATCCATTGGATAACGTTGAAACAGTTAACATGGATAGGACCAAGGAAAACTCACAAAATGATAAACAGGCAGCGGCGCCAGCCTTTAAGGCGCCACGGGCGCAATGA